CTCAATATCCGCTCCATTCCGACCCTGGTGCTGTTTCATAAAGGGGTTGAGCTGGCCAGGCAATCCGGCGCCATGGAGCGCAGGATGATTGTACAATGGACCAAAGCAAAACTGGGCTAACAGGTCACGGGCCTTTATCTTTTTGACCGCTGAACTTGCTTTGGAGAGGCAGAGCGCCCTTCGGTTAAAACGGGGGAATAGCGGAATTTACTGTACTCTGTGGGCCTTTTGCTGTTTCCTCTCTGTCTGTGCTGAGGTTGTCCGAACTGTTGCTGCGGCAACCTCCCTTCTTTCCCAATTATCGCCTCCAGCGAGGATGTTCAGGAATAAATCACTATCATGGTTATGAACAGTCTGGAACAGCAAATCATCAGCCTGCTCAGTCAGCGGCGCAAAAAGTCACTGACCCGCAGGGAAATCGCGGATCACCTCGGATTGCGCGGCGGCGAGCGCAAGGTGCTGACCAAGGTCTTGGAGCAATTGCTGCGTAGCGGGCAGCTTGGCGAACGCAAAGGGCAGTATCGACTGGCCGAGCAGCAACGGACTCTGGAGGGAACCTTTGCCCAGGCGGAACAGGGCTATGGTTTCCTGCGCGTGGACACCCAGGACCAGGAGGACCTGTTCATTCCGGCCCGTCATGTCGGCAGCGCCATGGACGGCGACCGGGTGTTGGTGCAATGGCGAGTCTCCAGCCGTGACCGGCGTCCTTTCGGGCAGGTGCTGCAGGTTCTGGAACGGGCACACAGCCAGTTGCTCGGCACTTATCAGCGTCGTTCCGGCAAGGGGCTGGTCTGGCCGCTGGAGCAGAAGTTGCCCGGGCCGGTCCTGGTCGGGAAGCAGTCGGATATCGAGCCGGGTACGGTTGTGGAAGTCAGTTTGGAGCGTTTTGCGACACAGGAATTGCCGGCAACAGGGAAAATCAGCGAGATTCTTGGTCCGGCCGGTGACCCCCAGGTGGATATTGAAACGGTTATTCGCAGCCACGGCTTGCCACGGACATTTTCTCCGGCGGCTCTGGCCCAGGCCGAGACCGCAGCCCGGCCGGTCAGTCGTGAAGAAACCGCCACGCGGGTCGATCTGCGTTCCCTGCCCCTGGTGACCATCGACGGTGAGACCGCCCGTGACTTTGATGATGCCGTGGCGCTGAAGAAGAAGCAGGACGGCTCTTTTCGGCTCTGGGTCTGTATTGCCGATGTCGCCCACTATGTCACTCCTGGCAGCGCCGTTGATATTGACGCCCTGGAACGTGGCACCAGTGTCTACTTTCCCGGCTTTTGTCTGCCGATGCTGCCCGAAGCGCTGAGCAACGGGATCTGTTCGCTGAACCCGGCCGAGGATCGTCTGGTCATGACCGCCGAGTTATGCATCGATCAGCACGGCGTGACCACTGCTGCTGAATTCTATCCGGCGGTGATGCGCAGCCGGGCGCGGCTCACCTATACCCAGGTCGCTGCCTGGCTGGAGACCCCGGACAGCTGTCCGCTGGAGCCTGAGGTTCAGGAACAGTTGCCGCAGATGGCGGATCTGGCGCAGATTTTGACCCGGATGCGGGCAGACCGCGGCAGCCTTGATCTCGATGTCCCAGAAGTTGAAATCCTCCTTGCGGAGGACGGTCAGCCCCGCGACCTGATACGGATCGAGCGCAACCAGGCCCACCGCCTGATCGAAGAGTTCATGCTCGCTGCCAACGAGGCGGTTGCGGCCTTTTTGCAGAAGCGGCAGTGGCCGTTCTTATACCGGATTCACGAACGGCCGGATCTGCTCAAATTGCAGGAATTGCAACAGCTGGCAGCGGAATGTGGG
This genomic window from Pelobacter seleniigenes DSM 18267 contains:
- the rnr gene encoding ribonuclease R; its protein translation is MVMNSLEQQIISLLSQRRKKSLTRREIADHLGLRGGERKVLTKVLEQLLRSGQLGERKGQYRLAEQQRTLEGTFAQAEQGYGFLRVDTQDQEDLFIPARHVGSAMDGDRVLVQWRVSSRDRRPFGQVLQVLERAHSQLLGTYQRRSGKGLVWPLEQKLPGPVLVGKQSDIEPGTVVEVSLERFATQELPATGKISEILGPAGDPQVDIETVIRSHGLPRTFSPAALAQAETAARPVSREETATRVDLRSLPLVTIDGETARDFDDAVALKKKQDGSFRLWVCIADVAHYVTPGSAVDIDALERGTSVYFPGFCLPMLPEALSNGICSLNPAEDRLVMTAELCIDQHGVTTAAEFYPAVMRSRARLTYTQVAAWLETPDSCPLEPEVQEQLPQMADLAQILTRMRADRGSLDLDVPEVEILLAEDGQPRDLIRIERNQAHRLIEEFMLAANEAVAAFLQKRQWPFLYRIHERPDLLKLQELQQLAAECGVGLVLGKQLHQALQGLLAEVAERPEGRLINQQLLRSLQQACYAPDNQGHFGLAADCYCHFTSPIRRYPDLVVHRVLKQVLAAAPKSASYSHAELETLGRDCSARERRAVQAERDLIDLRCCQLMAGRVGEEFSGTISSVTEFGFFVELDELLIDGLVHIRTLRGDYYHFDPLSRSLTGEHRRRQFRIGMRVQVRVKKVEAWRRRIDFELVE